In Nitrospira sp., a single genomic region encodes these proteins:
- a CDS encoding alpha-amylase family glycosyl hydrolase encodes MKTGWPRRPVIYEINTWVWLYELSRKHGKPVTLATVPDAEWDGLGAYGFDAVWFMGVWERSPGGIAISMKNAGQLADFRRALPDFSPEDNVGSPYCVRRYVVDAQLGGPEGLAAARKKLAARGLRLILDFVPNHVAPDHPWVNEHPEYFIQGTDDDAARQPDAFVRLEGKVLACGRDPYFPAWSDVLQLNAFDAGLRKAAVDTVNSIADQCDGMRCDMAMLLMNPIFERTWGARAGARPATEYWPELIAAVRKRHPQVLFIAEAYWDLEWDLQQQGFDYCYDKRLYDRLEHNAAETVRLHLCADPAYQERLVRFVENHDEPRASAAFETGKVEAAALTAACLPGARLFHEGQFEGRRVRLPVFLRRRPDEPTDQRLQRFYQALVRLLRADDLRNGEWSLCERRGWPDNQSFMNLLAWCWRKGDLRHLIVVNLSPAAAQGDVLLPWNDLAGRSWKLKDVVSGDVFDRHGDQLSKSGLYVDLNAWKFHVLTF; translated from the coding sequence ATGAAGACAGGCTGGCCGAGACGACCGGTGATCTATGAGATCAACACCTGGGTGTGGCTCTACGAGCTGAGTCGAAAGCACGGCAAGCCCGTCACGCTTGCCACCGTCCCTGACGCGGAATGGGACGGCCTCGGCGCCTACGGGTTCGATGCGGTCTGGTTCATGGGCGTGTGGGAACGCAGCCCGGGCGGTATCGCGATCTCCATGAAGAACGCCGGGCAGTTGGCGGATTTTCGCAGGGCCCTGCCTGATTTTTCTCCCGAGGACAACGTGGGATCGCCCTATTGCGTGCGCCGCTACGTCGTGGACGCCCAACTGGGAGGCCCGGAAGGATTGGCCGCCGCGAGAAAGAAACTGGCCGCCCGCGGGCTTCGGCTGATCTTGGATTTCGTGCCGAATCATGTGGCGCCGGATCATCCATGGGTGAACGAGCATCCCGAGTACTTCATTCAAGGAACCGACGACGACGCGGCCAGGCAGCCGGATGCGTTCGTGCGGCTGGAGGGCAAGGTCCTGGCCTGCGGACGCGATCCCTATTTTCCCGCTTGGTCCGACGTGCTGCAGTTGAACGCCTTTGATGCCGGATTGCGCAAGGCGGCGGTCGATACGGTCAACTCGATTGCCGATCAATGCGACGGCATGCGCTGCGACATGGCCATGCTCCTGATGAATCCCATCTTCGAGCGGACGTGGGGGGCGCGGGCCGGCGCCAGGCCGGCAACCGAGTATTGGCCGGAGCTGATCGCGGCGGTCCGAAAGCGTCATCCCCAGGTGTTGTTCATCGCCGAGGCCTACTGGGATCTGGAGTGGGACCTGCAACAGCAGGGGTTCGATTACTGCTACGACAAGCGACTCTACGATCGGCTGGAACACAACGCGGCCGAGACGGTGCGGTTGCATCTCTGCGCCGATCCGGCCTATCAGGAGCGACTCGTCCGCTTCGTCGAAAACCATGACGAACCGCGGGCTTCGGCGGCGTTCGAGACGGGCAAGGTGGAGGCCGCTGCCCTGACGGCGGCCTGCTTGCCGGGAGCCAGGCTGTTTCACGAAGGGCAGTTCGAGGGGCGCAGGGTGAGACTTCCGGTATTTCTCCGCCGCAGGCCGGATGAACCGACCGACCAGCGGCTGCAGCGCTTCTATCAGGCGCTCGTACGGTTGCTGCGCGCGGACGATCTGAGAAACGGGGAGTGGTCCTTGTGCGAGCGCCGAGGGTGGCCGGACAACCAGAGCTTCATGAACCTTCTGGCCTGGTGCTGGCGCAAAGGCGACCTGCGGCATTTGATCGTGGTGAATCTCTCTCCCGCAGCCGCGCAGGGAGATGTCTTGCTGCCGTGGAACGATCTCGCGGGTCGTTCGTGGAAGCTCAAAGATGTCGTCAGCGGCGACGTGTTCGACCGTCACGGCGACCAGCTGAGCAAAAGCGGGCTCTATGTCGATCTGAACGCGTGGAAGTTCCACGTGCTGACGTTCTGA
- a CDS encoding glucosidase, translating into MSGSKSRGSEKKTVEKKTVSQTADRGALTHEHERLEAARTHKLAWKKWGPYLSERQWGTVREDYSESGNAWDYFTHDQSRSRAYRWGEDGLAGISDDKQRLCFALALWNGRDPILKERLFGLTNSEGNHGEDVKEYYFYLDSTPTHSYMKYLYKYPQAAYPYDALVDTNRRRGRQEMEYELIDTGVFDEDRYFDVFVEYAKETPDDILIKISVSNRGPEAAPLHVLPTLWFRNTWSWSKGAAKPSIEQLTGSKGLTIAMAAHEELGKRYLTCEGDVPLLFTENETNMQRLFNKSNAGPYVKDGINDYLVGGQQAAVNPYRTGTKVAAAYRIDVPGGETTVIRLRLSHAAPQDNAAAAKSFLVRFDKVVSERLTEADQFYAAITPGKLSREEALVMRQSLAGLLWTKQYYYFDLDKWLEEHGVDPLMPAKAPNLRNRQWFHMLNDDVISMPDKWEYPWYAAWDLAFHCVALTAVDADFAKQQLDLMLHDLYIHPNGQVPAYEWNFGDVNPPVHAWATWFVYQADKQISGQGDLQFLKNGFQKLVLNFTWWVNRKDPGGRNVFEGGFLGLDNIGVFDRSAPLPTGGSLEQADGTAWMALFSQNMLDIALELAAHDPIYEEMALKFLQHFLWIAAAMDRIGEHRDEMWDEEDGFFYDLLRLPDGRATRLKVRSMVGLLPLCASTVFDMDVEAKFPDLLERARQFLRRHPELMATIAPPNKPGVKNRRILSILDEPKLRRVLEKMLDENEFLSPFGIRSLSQYHRDHPYVFTVHGEEYRVNYLPAESDSGMFGGNSNWRGPVWMPVNVLIIRALLNLYGYYGNEFTVECPAGSGRRMTLFEVAQEITRRLSRIFVRDKEGRRAVFGGVEKFQNDPHWRDCLLFYEYFHGDNGAGLGASHQTGWTGLIGRLLQIYGEVKAEDVLEQGKLGTSSRVAGLAQGRKKTGPKT; encoded by the coding sequence ATGAGCGGGAGCAAATCGCGGGGAAGTGAGAAGAAAACCGTCGAGAAAAAGACCGTCTCGCAGACGGCGGATCGAGGCGCCCTGACACACGAGCATGAGCGGCTCGAAGCGGCGCGGACGCATAAGCTGGCCTGGAAAAAGTGGGGGCCCTACCTGAGCGAGCGGCAGTGGGGCACGGTGCGGGAGGATTACAGCGAATCCGGCAACGCCTGGGACTATTTTACGCACGACCAGTCACGGTCGCGCGCCTACCGTTGGGGAGAGGACGGGCTGGCCGGAATCTCCGACGACAAGCAACGGCTCTGTTTCGCCTTGGCGCTCTGGAACGGCCGTGATCCGATCCTGAAGGAGCGTCTGTTCGGCCTGACCAACAGCGAAGGCAACCACGGCGAGGATGTGAAGGAGTACTATTTCTATCTGGACAGCACACCGACGCATTCCTACATGAAATATCTCTACAAATACCCGCAGGCCGCCTATCCGTACGACGCGCTGGTCGACACCAACCGCCGGCGAGGACGGCAGGAGATGGAATACGAGCTGATCGATACCGGCGTGTTCGACGAAGACCGGTACTTCGACGTGTTCGTCGAATACGCCAAGGAAACCCCCGACGACATCCTGATCAAGATCAGCGTCAGCAACCGGGGCCCGGAGGCGGCGCCGCTGCACGTACTGCCGACATTGTGGTTCCGCAACACCTGGTCCTGGTCGAAGGGCGCCGCGAAACCGAGCATCGAGCAGCTGACCGGCTCCAAAGGCCTGACCATTGCCATGGCCGCGCACGAAGAATTGGGCAAACGCTATCTCACCTGCGAGGGCGACGTCCCGCTGCTGTTCACGGAAAACGAAACGAACATGCAGCGGCTGTTCAACAAGTCGAACGCCGGTCCCTATGTGAAAGACGGCATCAACGACTATCTCGTGGGCGGCCAGCAGGCGGCCGTCAATCCCTATCGGACCGGCACCAAGGTCGCCGCCGCCTACCGGATCGACGTTCCCGGCGGAGAGACGACGGTGATTCGCTTGCGGCTTTCGCACGCGGCGCCGCAGGACAATGCCGCCGCCGCCAAGTCCTTCCTGGTCCGCTTCGACAAGGTCGTGAGCGAGCGTCTCACTGAGGCGGATCAGTTCTATGCCGCCATTACTCCGGGAAAACTGAGCCGGGAAGAGGCCCTGGTGATGCGGCAATCCCTGGCGGGTTTGTTGTGGACCAAACAGTATTACTACTTCGATCTGGACAAGTGGTTGGAAGAACACGGGGTGGATCCGTTGATGCCGGCGAAGGCGCCGAATCTGCGTAATCGGCAATGGTTTCACATGCTCAACGACGATGTCATCTCCATGCCGGACAAATGGGAATATCCTTGGTACGCGGCCTGGGATCTGGCGTTCCACTGCGTGGCCCTGACGGCCGTGGACGCCGATTTCGCCAAGCAGCAACTGGACTTGATGCTCCACGACCTGTACATCCACCCCAACGGACAGGTTCCCGCCTACGAGTGGAACTTCGGAGACGTCAATCCTCCGGTGCATGCCTGGGCCACCTGGTTCGTCTACCAGGCCGACAAGCAGATCAGCGGACAGGGAGATCTGCAGTTCTTGAAGAACGGGTTTCAGAAGCTGGTTCTGAACTTCACCTGGTGGGTGAACCGGAAGGATCCCGGCGGGCGGAACGTGTTCGAAGGAGGCTTTCTGGGGTTGGACAACATCGGTGTCTTCGATCGGAGCGCGCCGCTGCCCACGGGCGGCTCGCTCGAGCAGGCGGACGGCACGGCCTGGATGGCGCTGTTCTCCCAAAACATGCTGGACATCGCGCTCGAGCTGGCGGCGCACGATCCGATCTATGAGGAAATGGCGCTCAAGTTCCTGCAGCATTTTCTGTGGATCGCCGCCGCGATGGATCGCATCGGCGAGCATCGCGATGAAATGTGGGATGAAGAAGACGGGTTTTTCTACGACTTGCTCAGGCTTCCCGACGGCCGGGCGACCAGGCTGAAAGTCCGGTCGATGGTCGGGTTGCTGCCGCTCTGCGCGTCGACCGTCTTCGACATGGACGTGGAAGCAAAGTTTCCGGACCTCCTCGAACGGGCGAGACAATTTCTCCGGCGGCATCCCGAGCTGATGGCCACCATCGCTCCGCCGAACAAGCCCGGCGTCAAGAATCGCCGGATTCTCTCGATTCTGGACGAACCGAAGCTGCGGCGCGTGCTGGAGAAGATGCTCGACGAGAATGAATTTCTGAGCCCGTTCGGGATCCGCTCTCTCTCGCAATACCACCGCGATCATCCGTATGTGTTCACGGTGCACGGTGAAGAGTATCGGGTGAACTATTTGCCCGCCGAATCGGACAGCGGCATGTTCGGCGGCAACTCCAATTGGCGCGGGCCCGTCTGGATGCCCGTCAACGTGTTGATCATCAGAGCCCTGCTGAACCTCTACGGGTACTACGGTAATGAGTTCACCGTGGAGTGTCCCGCCGGATCGGGCCGTCGGATGACGCTCTTCGAAGTGGCGCAAGAGATTACCAGGCGGTTGAGCCGGATCTTCGTCCGAGACAAGGAAGGGCGCAGGGCCGTGTTCGGCGGGGTCGAGAAATTTCAGAACGACCCGCACTGGCGGGATTGCCTCCTCTTTTACGAATACTTTCACGGAGACAACGGCGCAGGCCTCGGGGCGAGCCATCAAACCGGCTGGACCGGCCTCATCGGACGTCTGCTCCAAATCTACGGAGAGGTCAAGGCCGAGGACGTCCTCGAACAAGGTAAGCTCGGCACCTCGAGCCGCGTCGCCGGGTTGGCCCAAGGTCGAAAAAAGACCGGTCCGAAGACATGA
- a CDS encoding SMP-30/gluconolactonase/LRE family protein, with protein MRPNREKRTERPHRAGGAAVMSCVVTLVAGMAVAWAEDSVVAPGAVLRKLAGDFEFTEGPTCDAEGNVFFTDQPNDRIMRWNAEGGLSTFLQPAGRANGMYFDFKGNLIACADERNALWSIAPDGQVTVVLSEYRGKSLNGPNDVWVRADGAIYFTDPFYRRRWWKHDKMPQDGQHVYFLSADRRQLVRVTDDLQQPNGLIGTPDGTTLYVADIGAGKTYRYDMEQDGRLRGKRLIAEYGSDGMTLDEEGHLYLTGDGVRVVDRDGRQVEQIVVPEEAWTANVSFCGRDRRMLFITAGKGLYGIKLRVSGANGAK; from the coding sequence ATGCGCCCAAATAGAGAGAAGCGGACGGAACGGCCGCATCGCGCCGGCGGCGCGGCCGTGATGAGCTGCGTAGTGACGCTCGTGGCCGGTATGGCCGTGGCATGGGCTGAGGACAGCGTCGTGGCGCCTGGGGCAGTTCTGCGGAAACTGGCCGGCGACTTTGAATTCACGGAAGGGCCGACGTGCGATGCCGAGGGCAACGTCTTTTTCACCGATCAACCCAACGATCGAATCATGCGGTGGAATGCGGAAGGCGGCCTCTCGACGTTTCTTCAGCCGGCCGGCCGCGCCAACGGCATGTATTTCGATTTCAAGGGGAACCTTATCGCGTGCGCCGACGAGAGAAATGCGCTCTGGTCCATCGCCCCGGACGGTCAGGTCACGGTCGTGCTCAGCGAGTATCGCGGAAAATCCCTCAATGGCCCCAACGATGTCTGGGTCCGTGCCGACGGGGCGATCTATTTTACCGATCCGTTCTATCGTCGGCGCTGGTGGAAACACGACAAGATGCCGCAGGACGGTCAGCACGTCTACTTTCTTTCGGCCGATCGCCGGCAACTGGTGCGGGTGACGGACGATCTGCAGCAGCCCAACGGCCTCATCGGGACGCCGGACGGAACAACACTCTATGTGGCGGATATCGGCGCCGGCAAGACCTATCGATACGACATGGAGCAGGACGGGCGATTGCGCGGGAAAAGATTGATCGCCGAGTACGGCTCCGACGGCATGACGTTGGACGAAGAGGGTCATCTCTACTTGACCGGCGACGGGGTACGGGTGGTGGACCGCGACGGGCGGCAGGTCGAGCAGATCGTCGTGCCGGAAGAAGCCTGGACGGCCAATGTCAGCTTCTGCGGACGGGACCGGCGCATGTTGTTCATCACAGCCGGCAAGGGGCTGTACGGTATCAAGCTGCGCGTCAGCGGCGCGAACGGTGCGAAGTGA
- the pgi gene encoding glucose-6-phosphate isomerase — MATTIPSVASRPAWKALEAHHRTMRDMHLRTLFANDPGRGERLTAEAAGVFLDYSKNRITDDTLELLCALADECGLRRRIDAMFRGERINETEQRAVLHTALRMPKGSSVVVDGVNVVAQVHAVLDRMAGFCTGVRNGAWKGHTGKRIRAIVNIGIGGSDLGPVMAYEALRQYSDRDMTVRFVSNIDGTDFVEAVRDLDPAETLFIISSKTFTTLETMTNAHSARAWLLAGLGGDAKAVAKHCVAVSTNAAEVAKFGIDPANMFEFWDWVGGRYSMDSAIGLSTMLAVGPERFHAMLSGFHQMDEHFRTAPFRQNLPVLMGLLAVWNGNFFGAETVAVLPYDQYLKRFPAYLQQLTMESNGKHVTLEGIKTTYQTGAVYWGEPGTNGQHSFYQLIHQGTKLIPCDFIACMKPLNPLGRHHDLLIANVFAQSEALAFGKTAEEVRAEGAADRLVPHRVFEGNRPSNTILLERLTPEALGKLVALYEHSVFTQGALWGINCFDQWGVELGKALAQRIAPELERAEAPAPAHDSSTNHLIRRYRAAKTSP, encoded by the coding sequence ATGGCGACTACGATCCCATCCGTCGCTTCGCGCCCGGCATGGAAAGCTCTTGAGGCGCATCATCGGACCATGCGGGACATGCATCTCCGGACGTTGTTTGCGAACGATCCCGGCCGAGGCGAGCGTCTGACGGCCGAAGCGGCCGGCGTGTTTCTCGACTACTCCAAGAATCGCATCACCGACGACACGCTTGAGCTGCTCTGTGCGCTGGCGGACGAATGCGGCTTGCGCCGGCGGATCGATGCCATGTTCCGCGGCGAGCGAATCAATGAAACCGAACAGCGCGCGGTGTTGCACACGGCGCTTCGCATGCCGAAGGGCTCGTCCGTCGTAGTTGACGGAGTGAACGTCGTGGCCCAGGTCCATGCCGTGCTGGACCGGATGGCGGGATTTTGTACCGGCGTTCGGAACGGCGCTTGGAAGGGGCACACGGGGAAACGCATCCGCGCGATCGTCAACATCGGCATCGGCGGCTCAGACCTGGGCCCGGTGATGGCCTACGAGGCGCTGCGGCAGTACAGCGACCGGGACATGACCGTTCGGTTCGTCTCCAATATCGACGGCACGGACTTCGTCGAAGCGGTACGCGATCTCGATCCGGCGGAGACCCTCTTTATCATCTCTTCCAAGACGTTTACGACATTGGAAACGATGACGAACGCGCACAGCGCCCGCGCCTGGCTGTTGGCCGGTCTGGGCGGCGACGCCAAGGCCGTCGCCAAGCATTGCGTGGCCGTGTCGACCAATGCGGCGGAGGTGGCCAAGTTCGGTATCGATCCGGCCAACATGTTCGAGTTCTGGGATTGGGTCGGAGGGCGGTACTCGATGGACTCGGCGATCGGCCTGTCGACGATGCTGGCAGTCGGACCCGAACGGTTCCACGCGATGCTCTCCGGGTTTCACCAGATGGACGAACATTTCCGCACTGCGCCGTTCCGGCAGAATCTTCCGGTCTTGATGGGCCTGCTGGCGGTCTGGAACGGCAATTTCTTCGGCGCGGAAACGGTCGCGGTGTTGCCGTACGATCAGTATCTGAAGCGGTTTCCGGCGTATCTTCAGCAGTTGACGATGGAAAGCAACGGCAAGCATGTGACATTGGAGGGGATCAAGACGACGTACCAAACCGGCGCGGTTTACTGGGGCGAGCCGGGCACCAACGGGCAACACTCCTTCTACCAGTTGATCCATCAGGGGACGAAGCTGATCCCCTGCGACTTCATCGCCTGCATGAAGCCGCTCAATCCGCTGGGGCGGCACCATGATCTGCTGATTGCGAACGTGTTTGCGCAAAGCGAGGCTCTGGCGTTCGGCAAGACGGCGGAGGAGGTCCGGGCGGAAGGCGCGGCCGACCGCCTCGTGCCCCATCGAGTATTCGAGGGAAACCGGCCCTCCAATACGATTCTGTTGGAGCGACTGACACCGGAGGCCTTGGGTAAACTCGTGGCCCTGTACGAGCACTCCGTGTTCACTCAAGGAGCCCTGTGGGGGATCAACTGCTTCGATCAGTGGGGTGTCGAACTCGGCAAGGCTTTGGCGCAGCGCATCGCCCCGGAGTTGGAACGCGCGGAGGCCCCGGCGCCCGCCCACGACAGCTCGACCAATCATCTCATCCGCCGGTATCGGGCCGCGAAGACATCGCCGTAG
- the pgm gene encoding phosphoglucomutase (alpha-D-glucose-1,6-bisphosphate-dependent) produces MALSPLAGKPAPGDMLIDVAELERQYEARRPDVDDGNQLVSFGTSGHRGSPLRGSFTEAHILAVTQAICEFRLRQGTDGPLFMGKDTHAVSSPAQRTALEVLAANRIDTVIQPQDGVTPTPVVSRAILSYNRNRSAHLADGIVVTPSHNPPEDGGFKYNPPTGGPADTDVTAWIQDRANALLRAGNADVKRMPFERAIKAPTTHQEDFILPYVRDLSHVLDMEAIRAAGIRIGVDPLGGAGAPYWEPIAALYKLDLCVVNPTIDPTFGFMRVDHDGKIRMDCSSPYAMAGLVGLKDRYRIAFANDPDADRHGIVTPAAGLLNPNHYLAVAIHYLLTHRPLWNAQAGVGKTLVSSSLIDRVTKRLGRRLYETPVGFKWFVAGLFDGSCCFGGEESAGASFLRKDGTVWTTDKDGLIMDLLAVEMTACTGRDPGELYRDLTKECGAPSYTRIDAPATPEQKARLGKLSSEAVTATVLAGEPITAKLTKAPGNDAPIGGLKVVTDNGWFAARPSGTENIYKIYAESFRDDRHLAAIVTEAQQIVDKALAAPITA; encoded by the coding sequence ATGGCACTCTCTCCATTGGCAGGCAAGCCGGCTCCCGGCGACATGTTGATCGACGTGGCCGAGCTCGAACGGCAGTATGAGGCGCGCCGGCCCGACGTCGACGACGGCAACCAGCTGGTGAGTTTCGGGACCAGCGGGCACCGCGGCTCGCCGTTGCGCGGTTCGTTCACCGAAGCCCACATTCTGGCCGTCACCCAAGCCATCTGCGAATTTCGCCTGCGGCAGGGAACGGACGGGCCCCTTTTCATGGGCAAGGATACGCATGCCGTGTCGAGTCCCGCCCAACGCACCGCCCTGGAAGTCCTGGCGGCCAATCGGATCGACACGGTGATCCAGCCCCAGGACGGAGTGACGCCGACTCCGGTCGTGTCGCGCGCGATTCTCTCTTACAATCGGAACCGCTCGGCCCATCTGGCCGACGGCATCGTCGTCACACCGTCGCACAATCCGCCGGAGGACGGCGGATTCAAGTACAACCCTCCCACCGGCGGGCCGGCGGACACGGACGTCACCGCGTGGATCCAGGATCGGGCCAATGCCCTGCTTCGAGCCGGCAACGCGGACGTGAAGCGAATGCCGTTCGAGCGGGCGATCAAGGCGCCGACCACGCATCAGGAGGATTTCATCCTGCCGTATGTGCGGGACTTGAGCCATGTGCTGGACATGGAGGCGATCCGCGCAGCGGGCATCCGGATCGGTGTGGATCCCCTCGGCGGCGCCGGCGCTCCGTATTGGGAGCCGATCGCCGCGCTCTACAAGTTGGATCTCTGCGTGGTGAATCCGACGATCGATCCGACCTTCGGATTCATGCGCGTCGATCATGACGGCAAGATCAGAATGGACTGCTCGAGCCCCTATGCGATGGCGGGGTTGGTCGGGCTGAAAGATCGATATCGGATCGCGTTCGCCAACGATCCGGACGCGGACCGTCACGGAATCGTGACGCCCGCGGCCGGCTTGCTGAACCCCAATCATTACCTGGCCGTGGCGATTCACTATCTGCTGACCCATCGCCCGCTGTGGAACGCGCAGGCCGGCGTGGGGAAGACGCTGGTCAGCAGCAGCCTGATCGACAGGGTGACCAAACGGTTGGGCCGGCGTCTCTACGAAACCCCGGTCGGGTTCAAATGGTTCGTCGCCGGGCTGTTCGACGGATCCTGTTGCTTCGGCGGAGAAGAGAGCGCCGGGGCGAGCTTCCTGAGGAAGGACGGAACCGTGTGGACCACGGACAAGGACGGCTTGATCATGGACTTGCTTGCGGTCGAGATGACGGCCTGCACGGGCAGGGATCCGGGAGAGCTGTACCGGGACTTGACGAAGGAGTGCGGGGCCCCGAGCTACACGCGGATCGACGCCCCTGCCACGCCCGAGCAGAAGGCCAGGCTCGGCAAGCTTTCGTCGGAGGCCGTGACGGCGACGGTGCTGGCCGGCGAGCCGATCACGGCGAAACTGACCAAGGCCCCTGGCAACGACGCGCCGATCGGCGGCCTCAAGGTCGTCACCGACAACGGATGGTTCGCCGCGCGCCCGTCCGGGACGGAGAATATCTATAAGATCTACGCCGAAAGTTTTCGCGACGACCGCCATCTCGCCGCAATCGTGACCGAAGCCCAGCAGATCGTGGACAAGGCGTTGGCGGCTCCGATCACGGCCTGA
- a CDS encoding SemiSWEET family transporter, protein MIRFNLSAVLLATTYAFSAGTGLAGQDIESDVEALASSAITMKEVVGFIAGFGTTFAAVPDLIVMLKRRSTVGMNPTMAAIMGTFQFVWVYYGFLIASRPVIIWNIVAVVINFIMVGAYYYFLRGERAQVEG, encoded by the coding sequence GTGATCCGCTTCAACCTGTCCGCCGTCTTGTTGGCGACGACCTACGCCTTTTCGGCCGGCACCGGACTGGCCGGTCAGGATATAGAGTCGGACGTCGAGGCCTTGGCCTCCTCCGCGATCACGATGAAGGAAGTGGTCGGCTTCATCGCGGGGTTCGGGACCACCTTTGCGGCGGTACCGGACCTCATCGTCATGCTCAAGCGGCGGTCCACCGTGGGAATGAATCCGACGATGGCGGCCATCATGGGCACGTTTCAATTCGTCTGGGTCTACTATGGGTTCCTGATCGCCTCCAGACCGGTCATCATCTGGAACATCGTCGCGGTCGTGATCAATTTCATCATGGTCGGAGCCTATTACTATTTTCTCCGGGGCGAACGGGCCCAAGTCGAAGGGTGA
- a CDS encoding DUF4403 family protein, with translation MKPQGNLFDIVHRCRRSRGQISAWPLSLRRMLVAAASLVILGGPPAKADDYLDIPKPTDKLAPPPPPPQVGASVLSIPAKVSLQDLLVIAADSFPEVIENEGEWHEGPSVEGQPPFQWQYRLHRGPVQVQVENNELEMLFPDIRYRIAVRRTKPSGEIEDSICGYKPDEPRHMSMKGRSHLQWADDWTVRSATKFEEPVFPDPCVSTAAGADVSTIVKTTVQARLPVLSKKIDDRIQEGSRQRRGVEKAWRTLLAPTELAPELWLNLRPGQIAAGPIMGNEDQQVVASLNLRLEPIVTSGAMPSVGERPLPPLQLATGAADGFHLAMPMMVDYDWLNVRVRRQLVGQTIPVRIGDPVSITSARLYGSGANLILALGVTGSVKGTLYAAGKPVIDPTTHVLRFDGFDFTMDTRNILVRTANWLLRDEILETIEPQTRVDLSDQMASMRRALDKALHREVLPGGWLNGIVTKVEPRGIYPIEGGVEAQVVADGTIELLLPPAR, from the coding sequence GTGAAACCACAGGGAAACCTTTTCGACATCGTGCACCGCTGTCGGAGATCGCGAGGGCAAATCTCGGCATGGCCGTTGAGCCTGCGCCGCATGCTGGTGGCGGCCGCATCTCTCGTCATCCTGGGGGGGCCGCCGGCCAAGGCCGACGACTATCTCGACATTCCGAAGCCGACCGACAAACTTGCGCCGCCGCCTCCTCCGCCGCAGGTCGGGGCGTCCGTCCTTTCGATCCCTGCCAAGGTCTCGCTTCAGGACTTGCTCGTCATCGCGGCGGATTCCTTTCCCGAAGTCATCGAGAACGAGGGGGAATGGCACGAGGGGCCGTCGGTCGAAGGCCAGCCTCCCTTCCAGTGGCAGTATCGGCTCCATCGAGGCCCGGTTCAGGTGCAGGTCGAGAACAACGAATTGGAGATGCTGTTCCCCGACATCCGATATCGAATCGCCGTGCGACGCACCAAGCCGAGCGGGGAGATCGAGGATTCCATCTGCGGATACAAGCCGGATGAGCCGCGACACATGAGCATGAAAGGCCGGTCGCACCTGCAATGGGCCGACGACTGGACGGTACGTTCGGCTACCAAGTTCGAAGAGCCGGTGTTTCCCGATCCCTGTGTCTCGACCGCCGCGGGCGCCGACGTCAGCACGATTGTGAAGACGACGGTGCAGGCGAGGCTTCCCGTACTGAGCAAGAAGATCGACGACAGGATTCAGGAGGGCAGCCGGCAGCGCCGCGGAGTAGAAAAGGCCTGGCGAACGCTGCTGGCGCCGACCGAACTGGCCCCGGAGCTGTGGCTGAATCTGCGGCCGGGACAAATCGCGGCCGGACCCATTATGGGAAACGAGGATCAGCAGGTCGTGGCCTCGCTCAATCTGCGGCTGGAGCCGATCGTCACGAGCGGGGCGATGCCGTCCGTCGGGGAGCGGCCCTTGCCCCCGCTCCAATTGGCGACCGGCGCGGCCGACGGGTTCCACCTCGCGATGCCGATGATGGTGGACTATGACTGGCTCAATGTCAGGGTCCGGAGGCAGCTCGTGGGACAGACGATCCCGGTGAGGATCGGCGACCCGGTCTCCATCACCTCCGCGCGGCTGTACGGCAGCGGAGCGAACCTGATTCTGGCTCTGGGCGTGACGGGAAGCGTGAAGGGGACGCTCTACGCCGCAGGGAAACCGGTGATCGACCCGACCACGCACGTTCTCAGGTTCGACGGATTCGACTTCACCATGGATACGCGGAACATTCTCGTCCGCACGGCCAATTGGCTGCTACGGGACGAAATCCTGGAGACCATCGAGCCGCAGACCAGGGTGGACCTCTCCGACCAGATGGCCTCGATGCGCCGCGCGTTGGACAAGGCCCTGCATCGTGAAGTGCTGCCCGGAGGTTGGCTCAACGGGATTGTGACCAAGGTCGAGCCGAGGGGTATCTATCCGATCGAGGGAGGAGTGGAAGCGCAGGTCGTCGCGGACGGAACGATCGAGCTCTTGCTGCCGCCGGCGCGATGA